The Ramlibacter sp. PS4R-6 nucleotide sequence GCTGATCGCGATCGGACGGATCGCCAACCGCCACATCCCGATCTCGTTCGGGCCCTTCCTGGCCGCCACCGGCATCCTCGTGCTGGTGCTCGGCCCGCAGGCGATGCGCGACTACTTCCCGTTCGCCTTCGCGCTCGACCGGCTGTAGCGGCATGACGCTGCGCGTGGGCCTGACCGGCGGCATCGGCAGCGGCAAGAGCACGGTGCTCGCGATGCTCGCGCAGCTGGGCGCCACCGCCATCGACGCCGATGCGATCTCGCGCGGCACCACCGCCGCCGGCGGTGCGGCGATCGCGGAGATCGCGCGCGTGTTCGGCGCGGGCTTCATCACCCCCGAAGGCGCGCTGCACCGCGAGCGCATGCGCGAACACACCTTCACCGATCCGCAGGCGCGCAAGCAGCTGGAAGCCATCATCCATCCGCTCGTCGGCGCCGAAAGCGCGCGGCAGGTCGAAGCCGCGCTGGCGGCCGGCGCGAAGTGCATCGTCTTCGACATCCCGCTGCTGGTGGAGTCGGGACGCTGGCGCCAGCAGGTGGACCGCGTGCTCGTCGTCGACTGCTCCGTCGAGACGCAGGTGGCCCGCGTGATGCAACGCAGCGGCCTGAAGGCGGACGAGGTGCGCGCCATCATCGCCGCGCAAGCCACTCGAGAACAGCGCCTCGCCGCGGCCGACGTCGTCGTCTGCAACGAGCATCTTTCGCTGGAGGAACTCGCTAACGAAGTGAAGCAGGCGGCGCTGGGCTTCGGGCTATGATGCCCGCCGTGATCCTCTACGAATACCCGTTCAACGAACGCATCCGTACGTACCTGCGGCTGGAACACCTGTTCCGCCGCCTCGGCGAACTGGTCCCGCGCAACCACCCGATCGATCACCACTACGCGCTGGCCACCGTCTTCGAAGTGATGGACGTCGCCGCGCGCGCCGACCTCAAGGCCGACGTGATGAAGGACCTGGACCGGCAGCGCACGCAGCTCGGGAACTACCGCGGCAACCCAGCGGTGTCGGAGCAGGTCCTCGACGAGGCGATCGGCAAGCTCGATCGCTCCTTCAACCTCCTCAACACCATCCCCGGCAAGGCCGGCCAGTCGCTGACCGAGAACGACTGGCTCATGAGCATCCGCAGCCGCATCAACATCCCCGGCGGCACCTGCGAGTTCGACCTGCCCGCCTACTACGCGTGGCAGCACCGCTCGCCGGAGCAAAGGCGCGCGGACCTCGAGCGCTGGGCCGGCGCGCTGGGCCCGCTCGCGGAGTCGGTGCACATGCTGCTCAAGCTGCTGCGCGATTCGGGGACGCCCCAGAAGGTCGTCGCCACCGGCGGGCAACTGCAGCAGAACCTGCCGCAAGGCCGCAGCTTCCAGCTGCTGCGGCTGCGCATCGATTCGTCGCGCGGGCTCGTGCCGGAGATCAGCGGCAACCGCCTGATGATCTCCGTGCGCCTCATGCGCCAGGAGGCTGCGGACAAGATGCAGCCCGTCAACGAGGACACGGCTTTCGAGCTCACGCTCTGCTCGTGATCGCGATGGGAAGCGAAGCGAAGCCACGCATCGTGCGCTGCCCGGCCTGCGGCGGCGACAGCGTCTATGCGCCCTCCAACCGGTGGCGGCCGTTCTGCAGCGAACGCTGCAAGGGCATGGACCTGGGCGCCTGGGCCAGCGAGAACTTCCGCGTGCCGGCCGACACGCCGCCCGACGACCAGGCCTTCGGCGACCCGAAGGAGCGCTAGTTCACGCTTCGGCGTGCGTGGGCCCCGCGTGACCGCGCTCCTGCGCGAACCACTGGAGCACGGGCACCGTGCCGGGCAACACCGGCTTCACGTCGACGGGCAGTTGCTGCCACGCGCAGGCCTGGCCTTCGTGCATGTGCAGCTGCCCTTCCCACTCGAACACCTTGCAGAAATTCAGGCGCACCAGCGCATGCGGGTAGTCGACGCGCTCGACGCGCCACGGATGCACGGCGCCGATCGTGACGCCAATCTCCTCGATGAGCTCGCGCCGCAAGGCCTGTTCGACGGTCTCGCCGGCTTCGACCTTGCCGCCGGGGAACTCCCAGTAGCCGGCGTAGACCTTGCCTTCCGGGCGCGAGGTGAGGAGGAACGCCCCGTCCTTGCGCACCAGCACGCCCACGGCGACTTCGACCTCCTTGCGGTCGGGCCCGCCTTCGCGCGGGCGGTCGCCGTCGGCAACGAGGATGGTCACTTGCCCTTGCGGCCCGCGTAGTCGCGCGCGAACTGGTAGGCCACGCGGCCGCTGCGCGAGGCGCGCTCCAGTGCCCAGACGAGCGCCTCGGGGCGCGAAGCCTCGATCTCTGACGCGCCGACACCGAAGGACGACAGCCACTGCGCGACGATGGCCAGGTACTCGTCCTGGCTGAAGGGGTAGAAGCTGACCCACAGGCCGAAGCGCTCCGACAGCGAAATCTTCTCCTCGACCACCTCGCCGGGGTGCACCTCGCCGTCCTCCGTGTGCGTGTACGAGAGGTTCTCCTTCATGTACTCCGGCATCAGGTGGCGGCGGTTGCTGGTTGCGTAGATCAGCACGTTCGGCGTGGCGGCCGCGACCGAGCCGTCGAGGATCGACTTGAGCGCCTTGTAACCGGGCTCGCCCTCCTCGAAGCTCAGGTCGTCGCAGAACACCATGAACTTCTCCGGCCGCGAGGCAACGATGTCCACGATGTCGGGCAAGTCCACCATGTCGGACTTGTCGACCTCGATCAGGCGCAGGCCCTGCTTCGCGTATTCGTTCAGGCAGGCCTTCACCAGCGACGACTTGCCCGTGCCGCGCGCGCCCGTCAGCAGCACGTTGTTGGCCGGCTGGCCCTGCACGAACTGCAGCGTGTTGCGCTGGATCTTCTCCTTCTGCGGCTCGATCTCCTTGAGGTCCGAAAGGCGAATTTCCGCCACGTGCCGCACGGGTTCGAGCACGCCGTGGCCCGACGCGCGCTTGCGGTAGCGCCACGCGATCGCCTCGTCCCACTTTGGCGCCGACAGCGGCTGCGGCAGGATCGCCTCGATACGCGCGACGAGTTCCGCGGCGCGCTCGATCAGGTGTTCGAACTTCTCGTTCACGACCGGTAGTCCGCGTTGATGCTCACGTAATCATGGCTGAAGTCGCACGTCCACACGGTGTCGGTGGCCGTGCCGCGGCCGAGATTCACGCGCACGAGGATCTCGCTTTTCTTCATCACGCGCTGCCCGTCCTCCTCCCGGTACGACGGGTTGCGCCCGCCCTTGACGGCCACGTGCACGTCGTCGAGGAACAGGTCGATCTTCGTCTGGTCGAGGTCGGCGATGCCGGCGTAGCCCACGGCCGCCAGGATGCGGCCCAGGTTGGGGTCGCTGGCGAAGAAAGCGGTTTTCACCAGCGGCGAATGGCCGATGGCATAAGCCACCTGCCGGCACTCGTCCTTCGTACGGCCGCCTTCGACCTGCACGGTGATGAACTTGGTGGCGCCTTCGCCGTCGCGGACGATGGCTTGCGCCAGCAGGCGCGCGACTTCCATCATCGCGTCGCGCACCGCGCGGCCATCGGCGCTGTCCAGCGACGAGACCTGCGGACCGGCCTTGTTGGTGGCGATGACCACGAAGGAATCGTTCGTCGATGTGTCACCGTCCACCGTGACGCGGTTGAAGGACCCCTCCGCGAGTTCGAACGCCAGCTTCTCCATCAGCGCCGGTGCGATG carries:
- the zapD gene encoding cell division protein ZapD, whose product is MILYEYPFNERIRTYLRLEHLFRRLGELVPRNHPIDHHYALATVFEVMDVAARADLKADVMKDLDRQRTQLGNYRGNPAVSEQVLDEAIGKLDRSFNLLNTIPGKAGQSLTENDWLMSIRSRINIPGGTCEFDLPAYYAWQHRSPEQRRADLERWAGALGPLAESVHMLLKLLRDSGTPQKVVATGGQLQQNLPQGRSFQLLRLRIDSSRGLVPEISGNRLMISVRLMRQEAADKMQPVNEDTAFELTLCS
- the argJ gene encoding bifunctional glutamate N-acetyltransferase/amino-acid acetyltransferase ArgJ, yielding MAVNLAAPKAEDLHPVRGLRIGVAEAGIRKANRKDLTVVLLDEGASVGGVFTQNRFCAAPVQVCREHLGGGNAIRALVINTGNANAGTGEEGLKRARRMCEALAAQVKVDARQVLPFSTGVIMEPLPIERIEAGLPAAVADASERNWLRAAEGIMTTDTLPKAFSRQVKLGGETITVTGVSKGAGMIRPNMATMLGFLATDARIAPALMEKLAFELAEGSFNRVTVDGDTSTNDSFVVIATNKAGPQVSSLDSADGRAVRDAMMEVARLLAQAIVRDGEGATKFITVQVEGGRTKDECRQVAYAIGHSPLVKTAFFASDPNLGRILAAVGYAGIADLDQTKIDLFLDDVHVAVKGGRNPSYREEDGQRVMKKSEILVRVNLGRGTATDTVWTCDFSHDYVSINADYRS
- a CDS encoding NUDIX domain-containing protein — protein: MTILVADGDRPREGGPDRKEVEVAVGVLVRKDGAFLLTSRPEGKVYAGYWEFPGGKVEAGETVEQALRRELIEEIGVTIGAVHPWRVERVDYPHALVRLNFCKVFEWEGQLHMHEGQACAWQQLPVDVKPVLPGTVPVLQWFAQERGHAGPTHAEA
- a CDS encoding ATP-binding protein translates to MNEKFEHLIERAAELVARIEAILPQPLSAPKWDEAIAWRYRKRASGHGVLEPVRHVAEIRLSDLKEIEPQKEKIQRNTLQFVQGQPANNVLLTGARGTGKSSLVKACLNEYAKQGLRLIEVDKSDMVDLPDIVDIVASRPEKFMVFCDDLSFEEGEPGYKALKSILDGSVAAATPNVLIYATSNRRHLMPEYMKENLSYTHTEDGEVHPGEVVEEKISLSERFGLWVSFYPFSQDEYLAIVAQWLSSFGVGASEIEASRPEALVWALERASRSGRVAYQFARDYAGRKGK
- a CDS encoding DNA gyrase inhibitor YacG; the encoded protein is MGSEAKPRIVRCPACGGDSVYAPSNRWRPFCSERCKGMDLGAWASENFRVPADTPPDDQAFGDPKER
- the coaE gene encoding dephospho-CoA kinase (Dephospho-CoA kinase (CoaE) performs the final step in coenzyme A biosynthesis.) — translated: MTLRVGLTGGIGSGKSTVLAMLAQLGATAIDADAISRGTTAAGGAAIAEIARVFGAGFITPEGALHRERMREHTFTDPQARKQLEAIIHPLVGAESARQVEAALAAGAKCIVFDIPLLVESGRWRQQVDRVLVVDCSVETQVARVMQRSGLKADEVRAIIAAQATREQRLAAADVVVCNEHLSLEELANEVKQAALGFGL